CAGATCAAGCTCCAATCGGTGAAGCTTGCCAGGAAGTACCTGGAACGTGTTTCCTCTGAGCTTGAAGCCATTAAAGTCGGCCCTGCCGAAGAGGAGTTGATGCTTCAAGGAGTACGATTCGCCTTCAGAGTGCACCAGGTATTTATTTACGCTCCTTAAGATCATAAGCCGTGGTAAGGACCAACTTAAGGGAAATCATACTCGTCCACGCAGTTTGCAAACGGGTTCGACGCGGACACCATGCGCGCATTCCAAGAGCTCAAGGAGAAGGCGTCGATGTGCCGATTTCAGCGGCAAAAGCAGAATCGACATCTGCGGCAGCAAAGGCTCGTTGCCAGGACCTGAGCATCTCACTCCGTTACGATGTACCGGGGCTTACAATCCGAGGACGCCATTCTTTAAGAAACGGAGGAACTACCTTACACCATCTTCTGGTTACTGTAACTCAATTAGTTGATCAATGATTTTTTCTGTTAAGAAACGTTCTTGGTTTGTTACCTCAGAACAATCTTACTTGTCCTTTCTCCGTAGAAATATTTGTCCTTCGTTGCATGGTAAAAAAGTAATCAACACTCTCGTAGAAACATAAAAATTGCCGGGACAGAAGTTTCAGTCTTTTCTGCAACACgtgcatgattttttttctttttttacttgGCTGACGTAAAAACAAATCAATGACGTTCTcccaaaaaaatttagattCCTTTTGACGATGAAACGAAAAACAAATCTAAACATCTACACTTTTTTGAACATTTTAATTTTTCAGCAGTTTTTTAACATTTAACTAACTATTGAATTGTGTGTGTATAAAAAAGATCTAGGAGACAAAAACATTGATGGTTGATCTTGAAGTTAGACCATTTTAAATCTATGGTGAAAATTAAAGATAAAGATACCTAGACTGATTAGCTTAACAAAAAGTACAAGCATTTTATCTAGCTTTACAACAAACTAGGACAACTACGACAAAGCAAATGGGTTAACTAGCTATGTACCCGTATGTCCTATGAATAAAGCAGATTGGATtagaaaaatactactcccaaCTTCGATAACAAATATCATCATCTTAGTTCTTTGCCATAAATTTAATTATCTGCATTAGAAATATTCAAAAAATTATTATTTCAATCTAAAAGAAGTGGGAAACAAATGACGGATCGCCGCCGTCTAGACCTAGAACTAGCACACGCCTACCAACATGGTTCTTCCtcgcgaaaaaaaaaatctacggTTCTGCACAACTTTTTTATAGATCGTCTAGCTTGAAATGTTAAGATTGAAAGGACAGCAAAATTTATTTCAGCTCGATTAATCACCTTGGTATTGagcacacacttaacgttacTGTATGAAAAAGAATAGCAGCGAAACGGTGTTTTCAGGTTGATTGATCATCAATTTAAATACAACAATTAACATTACTATATGAAAAGAATAGCAGCAAAAACGGTGTTGTAACTTGTAGTAACAAACAACAGTCACATGTCCCTTGTGTTTTTCCTACGCAAGCAGCGACGCGTACAGGATCTGGTTCCAGGTGTCAGGCAGGCCGGCGAGGCACCAGTGGCTGCAGTCGTTGCCCGGGTGTTGGCCGCTGTAGGCGGACGGGTGCGCGTCCCTCCTGAGCTGCGACAGCAGCGTGATGTCGAGGAGGAACACCGGCTTGGACATGCCGCTCAGCGCGCGCCTCACCGCCCCCTGCGCCGGGAGCGGCCCGCCCGGGTACGCCGGCCCCGTGATCGGCTGCGTCTGCTGCGCGCAGCTCCTGGAGCTCTCGCCCCATTGAGCTCCGCTGCAATTTTGAAGAAACGTGTCAGTGGAATTGCGATTTACAGGTCCGTGGGCTTCGTTAGGTGTCTTACTTGTAATGGGTCGGTGAGATGCCCTGGAAGTAGACCTTGGTCTTTGAGGTGTCCACCTTGGAGTCGACCCATCTGGCCCATGTGGACATCCCTTTGGAGAAGGCCGTGAGCCGGTCCATGTCCTTCATGACCTGGCCTCCATCTTGCACAAAGTCCCATCTGGATTTTAACAAGTTCAAAAAGTCAAATCGCAtcaatcaaagaaaaaaatctcaaaCAAAAAGTTTGCTGTGTCTTACGGTTGGTCTCTGCCGGTGTGGGTCCACCAGTGCCAGGTGTTGAAGATGAGCATGTCGGCGCCGAGCCACGCGTCGCCGGAGATGGAGTCGAGCTTCAGCACCCGGCCGATGGATTCCTCGACGATGTCCACAAGATAGGTGCTCCGGTAGTACGCCACCGACACTCCGTAGTCCTGCATTGCCACGAGACGACACGCGCACGTTAGTCGCTGTGCATTCGGCACCAACCCTCTGGTCCATAGCGCCGTACGTGCATCTCATGTCTTCTTCCCACGTCCACCAAACCAGTAAAAAGGTTACTTGGCCGTAACTAGCATTTAGCATCATCGATCTCGACGGGCTCTTCGCCATGCATCATCTGTTCAACATGCACAAAGTTCCAAATC
The Brachypodium distachyon strain Bd21 chromosome 2, Brachypodium_distachyon_v3.0, whole genome shotgun sequence genome window above contains:
- the LOC100834496 gene encoding protein trichome birefringence-like 38 isoform X1; the encoded protein is MAAGRRQHQLQLRLFLLAAALACSLHAAAESTDLDALAVRHKPSKPRPRQRHRPGGGRGTGSGMAACNMFQGSWVYDDTLPMYDTARCPFVEPEFDCQKYGRPDKLYLKYRWRPASCELPRFNGQDLLSKWRGKKILFVGDSISLNQWQSLVCMLHAAAPASGTTHSRGNPVSTVTFQDYGVSVAYYRSTYLVDIVEESIGRVLKLDSISGDAWLGADMLIFNTWHWWTHTGRDQPWDFVQDGGQVMKDMDRLTAFSKGMSTWARWVDSKVDTSKTKVYFQGISPTHYNGAQWGESSRSCAQQTQPITGPAYPGGPLPAQGAVRRALSGMSKPVFLLDITLLSQLRRDAHPSAYSGQHPGNDCSHWCLAGLPDTWNQILYASLLA